A region from the Chthoniobacterales bacterium genome encodes:
- a CDS encoding translation initiation factor IF-3 encodes MSFSRTPQPPAIRVNHRIRAREVRVINGATNEQLGVLKLPDALRKAEELGLDLVEVAPNANPPVCRIVNFGKYRYELAKQEKDRKSHAGKVKEVKFRVNIDNHDYLTKVRHAEEFLDKGNKLKIQLQFRGRQMAHQELGMAVVKRVREDLATMGHVDMEPKLVGRAINMTMSPLPANKRKRKFAPMEVEPEDDSAVPDETDD; translated from the coding sequence TTGTCCTTCTCACGCACTCCACAGCCGCCCGCGATACGGGTCAACCACCGCATCCGCGCGCGCGAAGTCCGCGTCATCAACGGCGCCACCAACGAGCAACTCGGCGTGCTGAAGTTGCCCGATGCCCTCCGGAAAGCCGAAGAATTGGGTTTGGATCTCGTCGAAGTCGCGCCGAATGCCAATCCGCCCGTCTGCCGCATCGTCAACTTCGGGAAATACCGCTACGAACTGGCCAAGCAGGAGAAGGACCGCAAGTCGCACGCGGGCAAGGTCAAAGAAGTGAAGTTCCGGGTGAACATCGACAACCACGACTACCTGACCAAGGTCCGTCACGCCGAGGAGTTCCTCGACAAAGGCAACAAGCTCAAGATCCAGCTGCAGTTCCGCGGGCGCCAGATGGCGCACCAGGAATTGGGAATGGCCGTGGTCAAGCGCGTCCGCGAGGATCTTGCCACCATGGGTCATGTCGACATGGAGCCCAAGCTCGTCGGTCGCGCTATCAACATGACCATGAGCCCGCTCCCGGCAAACAAGCGCAAGCGGAAGTTCGCACCCATGGAAGTGGAGCCGGAAGACGACAGCGCTGTTCCGGACGAGACGGACGACTAG
- the moeB gene encoding molybdopterin-synthase adenylyltransferase MoeB gives MGTLASGEIERYARQMALPEFGHEGQEKLARARVLLVGAGGLGSPAALYLASAGVGALGIVDPDKVELSNLHRQILHGTADRGRPKVDSAKDRLHAANPHVRVKAICDRLTAENAVELIRGWDVVIDGSDNFPTRYASNDACVVLGIPNVYGSVWRFEGQVAVFAPHLGGPCYRCVNPRAPEPGEAPSCAEAGVLGVMPGLVGILQALEAMKLVTGIGDPLLGRLLHIDALGVKFREFGLRNDPQCERCAPGRRDKPLAQEGTGCASGMDPGIDEINVGELDAVRKSGRPHVLLDVREAWELSVARLDPCLHIPLGELPARTGEIPRDIPVYVMCHGGVRSARAVEFLRGSGFGAAVNVRGGIAAWSQEIDSGVPTY, from the coding sequence ATGGGGACATTAGCTTCCGGCGAGATCGAACGGTATGCGCGGCAGATGGCGCTGCCGGAGTTCGGACATGAGGGGCAGGAAAAGCTGGCGCGGGCGCGTGTTCTTCTTGTCGGTGCGGGGGGACTCGGCTCGCCGGCGGCGCTTTATCTGGCCTCCGCCGGCGTGGGCGCCCTCGGCATTGTCGATCCGGACAAAGTCGAGTTGTCGAATCTGCATCGGCAAATCCTCCATGGAACCGCGGACCGCGGGCGCCCGAAGGTTGACTCGGCCAAAGACCGCCTGCACGCCGCGAATCCGCATGTGCGCGTGAAAGCGATCTGCGACCGCTTGACGGCGGAGAATGCCGTGGAGCTGATCCGGGGGTGGGATGTGGTGATCGATGGTTCGGACAATTTTCCGACACGCTATGCATCCAACGACGCCTGTGTGGTGCTGGGCATCCCGAATGTTTATGGATCCGTGTGGCGTTTCGAAGGGCAGGTGGCCGTCTTTGCCCCGCACCTTGGCGGACCTTGTTACCGGTGTGTGAATCCGCGTGCGCCGGAACCGGGCGAAGCTCCCTCCTGCGCAGAGGCCGGCGTGCTCGGCGTCATGCCCGGACTCGTCGGAATCTTGCAGGCGCTCGAGGCGATGAAACTCGTCACCGGCATCGGCGATCCGCTGCTCGGACGTTTGCTGCACATCGATGCGCTCGGCGTGAAATTTCGCGAGTTCGGGTTGCGGAATGATCCCCAGTGCGAGCGCTGTGCGCCCGGCCGTCGCGACAAGCCATTGGCGCAGGAGGGGACGGGTTGCGCAAGCGGGATGGATCCGGGCATCGACGAAATCAATGTTGGCGAACTCGATGCCGTGCGTAAATCGGGACGTCCTCACGTCCTCCTCGACGTGCGCGAGGCCTGGGAACTGTCCGTCGCGCGGCTGGACCCTTGCCTGCACATTCCGCTGGGTGAGTTGCCGGCCCGAACGGGAGAGATTCCGCGCGACATCCCGGTCTATGTCATGTGCCATGGCGGCGTGCGAAGTGCACGCGCGGTGGAGTTTCTGCGAGGCTCGGGTTTTGGCGCGGCCGTCAACGTGCGGGGAGGAATCGCCGCGTGGTCGCAAGAAATCGACTCTGGCGTTCCGACCTACTAA
- the lpxA gene encoding acyl-ACP--UDP-N-acetylglucosamine O-acyltransferase: MIHPTAIVDPAAQVHSGARIGPYCIIGPGVVIGEDTELQNHVTMMGPTRVGRGNFFHAYTSIGQKTQDLKYEGEPTFLEIGDGNVFREFCTVNRGTLPGTKTIIGNGGNFLAYSHIAHDCLVGDKVIFSNNGTLAGHVHVGDHAVIGGLTAIHQFCRVGRHAITGGCSKIVQDVPPFFIADGNPAEVRGVNQVGLERAGFAPETIRALKEAYRILYRGKLNVKQSVEAIRTELPGIPEIAELCAFIESSERGIIR, from the coding sequence ATGATCCACCCCACCGCCATCGTGGATCCCGCGGCGCAGGTGCATTCCGGCGCGCGTATCGGCCCCTACTGCATCATCGGGCCGGGCGTCGTCATCGGCGAGGATACCGAACTCCAGAACCACGTGACCATGATGGGCCCGACCCGCGTCGGCCGCGGAAACTTTTTCCACGCCTACACGTCGATCGGACAAAAGACCCAGGATCTCAAATACGAAGGCGAGCCTACCTTTCTCGAAATCGGCGATGGAAACGTGTTCCGCGAATTTTGCACGGTCAACCGCGGCACTCTTCCGGGCACGAAAACCATCATCGGAAACGGTGGAAATTTTCTCGCATACTCGCACATCGCGCATGACTGCTTGGTCGGAGACAAGGTGATCTTCTCCAACAACGGCACGCTTGCGGGGCACGTGCATGTTGGCGATCACGCGGTCATCGGCGGCCTCACCGCCATCCACCAATTCTGCCGGGTCGGGCGGCACGCCATCACGGGCGGATGCTCGAAAATCGTCCAAGACGTTCCGCCCTTTTTCATCGCAGACGGCAATCCTGCCGAAGTCCGCGGCGTCAATCAGGTAGGCCTTGAGCGCGCAGGCTTCGCGCCGGAGACCATCCGCGCGCTCAAGGAAGCTTACCGCATTCTCTATCGCGGCAAACTCAACGTGAAGCAGTCGGTCGAGGCCATCCGCACAGAATTGCCGGGCATTCCCGAGATCGCGGAACTCTGCGCATTCATCGAGTCGAGCGAGCGCGGCATCATCCGCTGA
- a CDS encoding acyl carrier protein: MSDKPIEERVKEIIVKELSVNPEQVTPTASFIEDLGADSLDTVELVMAFEEEFGVEVPDEEAEKLQTVGDVVKYIEANKK, translated from the coding sequence ATGTCCGACAAACCCATCGAAGAAAGAGTCAAAGAAATCATCGTCAAAGAGCTCAGTGTCAATCCCGAGCAAGTGACGCCTACCGCGTCATTCATCGAGGATCTCGGTGCCGATTCGCTCGACACCGTGGAGCTGGTCATGGCTTTCGAGGAGGAGTTCGGCGTTGAAGTTCCCGACGAGGAGGCAGAGAAGCTGCAAACCGTCGGCGATGTGGTCAAATACATCGAAGCGAACAAAAAGTAA
- a CDS encoding flavin reductase family protein — translation MVARNRLWRSDLLTFTHVHSILTGEEGLKAALGRIPSGLYAVGATLEGRRTGMLCSFVEQAGFEPPMISISLGKDRPLRAVLEHGGLFAVNILGSEDKKILAAFASGREEDPFASFKLLDNGHGLPQLADALAWLACRCRGSVAAGDHVVYVAEVMEGCLHREEGEPMIRVRKNGFAY, via the coding sequence GTGGTCGCAAGAAATCGACTCTGGCGTTCCGACCTACTAACATTCACACACGTGCATTCGATTTTGACAGGCGAAGAAGGACTAAAAGCGGCGCTTGGCCGTATTCCGAGCGGGCTCTATGCCGTGGGCGCAACACTTGAAGGCCGGCGCACGGGAATGTTGTGCAGTTTTGTCGAACAGGCGGGGTTCGAGCCGCCGATGATCAGCATCTCGCTCGGAAAAGACAGGCCGCTCCGCGCCGTCCTGGAGCATGGTGGCCTTTTTGCCGTCAATATTCTTGGATCCGAGGACAAAAAGATTCTCGCGGCCTTCGCCTCGGGGCGTGAGGAGGATCCCTTCGCTTCGTTCAAGCTGTTGGACAACGGCCACGGTCTTCCGCAGTTGGCCGATGCGTTGGCGTGGCTCGCGTGCCGGTGCCGCGGTTCGGTCGCCGCCGGCGACCACGTCGTGTATGTGGCCGAAGTCATGGAAGGCTGCTTGCACCGTGAGGAAGGGGAGCCGATGATCCGCGTCCGCAAAAATGGATTCGCCTACTGA
- a CDS encoding Trm112 family protein codes for MDSPTEMDFLFEVLRCPRTGQKLHEEGGRLVTEDGKLAYRMDHGIPVLLPDEVSEVLS; via the coding sequence ATGGATTCGCCTACTGAAATGGATTTCCTGTTCGAAGTCTTGCGCTGCCCGCGCACGGGGCAAAAGCTGCATGAGGAAGGCGGACGATTGGTGACGGAGGATGGCAAGCTGGCTTACCGCATGGACCACGGGATTCCGGTGCTTTTGCCGGACGAGGTTTCGGAGGTGCTGTCATGA
- a CDS encoding threonine--tRNA ligase: MTELETLRHSCAHVLAEAVLRLWPEAQFAAGPPVEQGFYYDVDLSHRISPEDFPKIEAEMARIIADDQPFERSVVSRSEAMELGRHGKLAALGERGVPSRYKLDILEGIPDGEEISLYRNGAFTDLCAGPHVASTGKIGAFALTAVASAYYKGDEKNPQLQRIYGIAFSTKDELAKWREMMEEARKRDHRKLGRELQLFHVDDAVGAGLILWTPKGAVVRQELQDFISEELRKQGYEQVFTPHIGRLELYRTSGHYPYYSDSQYPPLVERETLHRLAEDGCSCADLAARLEKGEAEGYLLKPMNCPMHIKIFASQPRSYRDLPVRLAEFGTVYRWEQSGELNGMTRVRGFTQDDAHLFVTEDQMAAEIQGCLDLVKKVFSVFRMADYRVRLGLREPGSDKYVGRPEDWERAEEACRQAAKTLGVPYTEERGEAAFYGPKIDFVVRDVIGREWQLGTVQVDFQLPERFELHYTGADNKPHRPVMIHRAPFGSMERFVGVLIEHFAGAFPVWLSPEQARVLPVSEKVADYAREVVQALKSAGVRATADESQDKLGAKIRLAQVEKVPYMLVVGGKEAESRQVSVRSRKAGDEGALGLENFVERIKNEISERVL; this comes from the coding sequence ATGACCGAGCTTGAGACACTGCGCCACTCTTGCGCCCATGTGTTGGCGGAGGCCGTTTTGCGCCTCTGGCCCGAAGCGCAATTTGCCGCCGGTCCCCCGGTCGAGCAGGGCTTTTACTACGACGTCGATTTGTCCCACCGCATTTCGCCCGAGGACTTTCCCAAGATCGAAGCCGAGATGGCGAGGATCATCGCGGACGATCAGCCGTTCGAGCGCAGCGTGGTTTCGCGCTCGGAGGCAATGGAACTCGGACGTCATGGCAAGCTTGCGGCTCTGGGCGAGCGCGGCGTTCCGAGTCGCTACAAGTTGGATATTCTCGAAGGCATACCCGACGGCGAGGAGATCAGCCTTTACCGCAATGGCGCGTTCACCGACCTCTGCGCCGGGCCGCACGTTGCCTCAACGGGAAAAATCGGGGCATTTGCCCTCACCGCGGTTGCCAGCGCCTACTACAAGGGCGACGAGAAAAATCCGCAGCTCCAGCGAATCTACGGCATCGCGTTTTCCACGAAGGACGAACTCGCGAAATGGCGCGAAATGATGGAAGAGGCGCGCAAGCGTGATCACCGCAAGCTCGGGCGCGAGCTGCAACTTTTTCACGTGGATGACGCGGTCGGCGCAGGTCTCATCCTTTGGACTCCCAAGGGTGCGGTGGTCCGGCAAGAATTGCAGGATTTCATCAGCGAGGAACTCCGCAAGCAGGGCTACGAACAAGTGTTCACGCCGCACATCGGTCGCCTCGAGCTTTACCGCACGTCGGGCCACTATCCTTACTACTCCGACTCGCAATATCCGCCGCTGGTCGAGCGGGAGACACTCCATCGCCTTGCGGAGGATGGGTGTTCCTGCGCCGATCTGGCCGCGCGCCTCGAGAAGGGCGAGGCCGAAGGCTATCTGCTCAAGCCGATGAATTGCCCGATGCACATCAAGATCTTTGCTTCGCAGCCGCGCAGCTACCGCGATTTGCCCGTGCGCCTGGCCGAGTTCGGCACCGTTTACCGCTGGGAGCAGTCGGGGGAACTCAACGGCATGACCCGCGTGCGCGGCTTCACGCAGGACGACGCGCATCTCTTTGTCACCGAGGACCAGATGGCGGCGGAAATCCAGGGGTGCCTCGACCTGGTCAAAAAAGTTTTCTCCGTTTTCCGCATGGCCGATTACCGCGTGCGGCTCGGCTTGCGCGAGCCGGGCTCGGACAAATATGTCGGACGCCCCGAGGACTGGGAGCGCGCCGAAGAGGCCTGCCGTCAGGCCGCCAAGACCCTCGGTGTTCCCTACACCGAGGAGAGGGGAGAGGCCGCGTTCTACGGGCCGAAGATCGACTTTGTCGTGCGCGATGTGATCGGGCGCGAGTGGCAGCTCGGGACGGTTCAAGTCGATTTCCAACTGCCGGAGCGCTTCGAGTTGCACTACACGGGCGCGGACAACAAGCCGCACCGCCCTGTGATGATCCACCGCGCACCGTTCGGCTCCATGGAGCGTTTTGTCGGCGTTCTCATCGAGCACTTTGCCGGGGCTTTTCCCGTGTGGCTTTCGCCCGAGCAAGCGCGCGTGCTTCCCGTTTCCGAGAAGGTCGCGGACTACGCCCGCGAAGTTGTGCAAGCACTCAAGTCGGCCGGCGTCCGGGCGACGGCCGATGAGTCGCAGGACAAACTCGGCGCCAAGATTCGCCTTGCGCAGGTCGAGAAAGTGCCTTACATGCTCGTGGTAGGCGGCAAGGAGGCCGAGTCGCGGCAGGTTTCTGTGAGAAGCCGTAAAGCCGGTGACGAAGGCGCCTTGGGCCTGGAAAACTTTGTTGAGCGCATTAAAAACGAAATCAGTGAACGAGTCCTGTAG